In Helicobacter mastomyrinus, a single genomic region encodes these proteins:
- a CDS encoding glycosyltransferase family 2 protein — MNTPIISLIIPVYNVRPYISRCLESCINQSLKEIEIIIVDDCGSDGAMEIIKAYATLDSRIKIIHNPQNLGTFAARIKGAKEARGLYLSFIDADDYIDLYTCEKAYQRILQEAQCTSYSPQNIQSYAPYPLQDSLPDIVFFGMRFEPRTFRRVSPPVITKTLYEEEVLSEVFAHCATPPWHIWAKLYKASHIVHVIDFIVAHMGENPRLTMAEDVLKSFWLCALAQKSIGIKDKLYIYCDSAASITRKTDIATRDKKIADISCVINELKKLNQIPILKANPAFIPAQTHAINILKSVRELEYRYDGLLANGGGGIRCLIPYLKACIRSLAFHRKWQTYVRILAALLTLGKIKL; from the coding sequence ATGAATACCCCCATTATCTCGCTTATTATCCCTGTGTATAATGTCCGTCCATATATATCGCGTTGCTTAGAATCCTGCATTAACCAAAGCCTAAAAGAGATTGAAATCATTATCGTAGATGATTGCGGGAGTGATGGCGCAATGGAGATTATCAAAGCTTATGCGACATTAGATTCTCGCATTAAAATTATTCATAATCCACAGAATCTAGGGACTTTTGCTGCACGTATCAAAGGGGCAAAAGAAGCAAGGGGGTTGTATCTTAGCTTTATTGATGCTGATGATTATATAGACTTATATACCTGTGAAAAAGCCTATCAAAGAATCTTGCAAGAGGCTCAATGCACCTCTTACTCCCCTCAAAATATACAATCCTATGCCCCCTACCCCCTGCAAGATTCTCTCCCTGATATTGTCTTTTTTGGTATGCGCTTTGAACCAAGAACCTTTAGGCGTGTTAGTCCTCCTGTGATTACAAAGACACTCTACGAAGAGGAGGTGCTTAGTGAAGTCTTCGCCCATTGTGCCACACCTCCGTGGCACATATGGGCGAAGCTTTATAAAGCTTCGCACATAGTGCACGTCATCGATTTTATCGTAGCACATATGGGCGAGAATCCTCGCCTTACTATGGCAGAAGATGTGTTAAAAAGCTTTTGGCTATGTGCTTTAGCACAAAAAAGCATAGGCATTAAAGATAAACTCTATATCTATTGTGATAGCGCTGCCTCTATCACACGTAAGACCGACATTGCCACACGTGATAAAAAAATCGCTGATATTTCCTGCGTGATTAATGAGTTAAAAAAACTTAACCAAATACCGATTCTCAAAGCAAATCCTGCCTTTATCCCCGCACAAACCCACGCAATCAATATCCTAAAAAGTGTGCGAGAATTAGAATATCGCTATGATGGGCTATTAGCTAATGGGGGGGGGGGTATAAGATGCTTAATTCCCTACCTCAAAGCCTGCATTCGCTCTCTTGCCTTTCATCGCAAATGGCAAACCTATGTGAGAATCCTAGCAGCCCTCCTCACACTGGGCAAAATCAAACTCTAA
- a CDS encoding glycosyltransferase family 2 protein, with amino-acid sequence MLNSLPQSLHSLSCLSSQMANLCENPSSPPHTGQNQTLSKIAIIIPVYNVQSYISRCLESCINQSLKEIEIIIVDDCGSDDSIHIATQYALLDKRIRIVHNPCNLGTFHARARGILEAKGEYCMFADPDDYLALNACEVAYHTIEEKQVDIVHFGIDYKPRELKRIKPIVHKGRLEGEAMRYFLSAGNNTQSLCDKIYPKKILLQALKSCEFAPPLNMLEDGLLVLVASLHSHSYYGISQSLYTYCHNPQSITKDKSPKRLAQKQYFLDKLLHITSHLCILYPHHHALIYKYQRKVASTLMIESRDFSSFELYASMQILNKHGFSKTCDIPPYVKSTILSLLYAFRWQNCVRLFVFICSFGKWRL; translated from the coding sequence ATGCTTAATTCCCTACCTCAAAGCCTGCATTCGCTCTCTTGCCTTTCATCGCAAATGGCAAACCTATGTGAGAATCCTAGCAGCCCTCCTCACACTGGGCAAAATCAAACTCTAAGCAAAATCGCTATCATTATCCCTGTATATAATGTGCAAAGTTATATATCGCGTTGCTTAGAATCCTGCATTAACCAAAGCCTAAAAGAGATTGAAATCATTATCGTAGATGATTGCGGGAGTGATGATTCTATACATATTGCTACCCAGTATGCCCTATTAGATAAGAGAATCCGCATTGTCCATAATCCGTGTAATCTAGGCACTTTTCACGCTAGGGCAAGGGGTATCCTAGAGGCAAAAGGTGAGTATTGTATGTTTGCCGATCCTGATGATTATCTGGCTCTAAATGCCTGTGAAGTAGCCTACCATACGATAGAAGAAAAACAAGTAGATATAGTGCATTTTGGCATAGACTATAAGCCTAGAGAGCTTAAGCGCATTAAGCCCATCGTGCATAAAGGAAGGCTTGAGGGTGAGGCTATGCGCTACTTTTTAAGTGCGGGGAATAATACACAAAGCCTTTGTGATAAAATCTACCCAAAAAAGATTTTACTCCAAGCCCTGAAATCCTGTGAGTTTGCCCCTCCGCTCAATATGCTTGAAGATGGGCTACTCGTGCTAGTAGCAAGTCTGCACTCTCATAGCTATTATGGAATCTCCCAAAGCCTCTATACCTATTGCCATAACCCCCAATCCATCACTAAAGACAAAAGCCCAAAGCGATTAGCGCAAAAGCAATATTTTTTAGACAAGCTTTTGCATATCACTTCACATTTATGCATACTCTACCCCCATCATCACGCACTTATTTACAAGTATCAACGCAAAGTCGCCTCCACATTAATGATAGAAAGCAGGGATTTTAGCTCCTTTGAACTCTATGCCTCTATGCAAATTCTTAACAAACACGGCTTTAGCAAGACTTGCGATATCCCCCCTTATGTGAAAAGCACTATCCTATCGCTTCTCTATGCTTTCAGGTGGCAAAACTGCGTTCGTCTTTTTGTCTTTATCTGCAGCTTTGGCAAATGGCGGTTATAA
- a CDS encoding glycosyltransferase family 2 protein has protein sequence MLNNPLISIIIPVYNVGAYIERCLRSCINQTLYDIEIIIVDDCGSDDSIHIATQYALLDKRIRIVHNPCNLGLFAARITGERIAKGRYILPVDGDDYISLHTCKILYKTLYTITNAPIKALRLIKNVTGGGA, from the coding sequence ATGCTAAATAACCCCCTTATCTCTATCATTATCCCTGTGTATAATGTCGGAGCATATATTGAGCGATGTTTGCGCTCTTGTATCAATCAAACTCTATATGATATTGAAATCATTATCGTAGATGATTGCGGGAGTGATGATTCTATACATATTGCTACCCAGTATGCCCTATTAGATAAGAGAATCCGCATTGTCCATAATCCGTGTAATCTAGGACTATTCGCCGCGCGTATCACAGGAGAGAGGATAGCCAAAGGACGATATATACTGCCTGTTGATGGAGATGATTATATCAGCCTCCATACTTGCAAAATACTCTACAAAACACTTTATACTATCACAAACGCGCCCATTAAAGCCCTAAGGCTTATAAAAAATGTAACGGGGGGGGGGGCATAA
- a CDS encoding glycosyltransferase family 2 protein encodes MSPRISLIIPTYNTKDYIAICLESCINQSFRDIEILIIDDCGNDGAIDIAKSYAKRDSRIRIIRNSQNLGTFAARIEGIKHAKGAYICFIDADDYIESKMCEVLEQTLLAHKEPDIIHFNIHYKGNKKTSLLANAAHKLRYILPIGLSLKPLSNTNIAYNFFLKNYHFPKFTLWDKCFKSTLLKQTLPLIQTYIPLKLIMAEDMLHFFIISLLAKSYVGINARLYVYCLNHISITQNKAKVEKKILDMRHIIQALHTLAKELVVHNPLAPKIAKIMGNNLGSLMILESRFYTPQHYGMNNKINRGGGKANIAPRYNTYSSITPCRAKPYCSLKASAILHRHLFALYALLHTILAVLESLPYLYPSKCIYPKLYTYQALSTPTPHFILLRQSNAA; translated from the coding sequence ATGTCGCCTAGAATCTCCCTTATTATCCCTACCTACAATACCAAAGATTATATAGCCATCTGCTTAGAATCTTGTATAAACCAAAGCTTTAGGGATATTGAGATACTTATTATCGATGATTGCGGGAATGATGGGGCAATAGATATTGCAAAATCCTACGCTAAGCGCGATTCTCGCATTAGAATTATCCGCAATTCTCAAAATCTAGGCACTTTTGCTGCACGCATTGAGGGTATCAAACACGCCAAAGGAGCATATATCTGCTTTATAGATGCTGATGATTATATAGAATCTAAAATGTGTGAAGTCCTAGAGCAAACACTATTAGCGCACAAAGAGCCTGATATAATCCACTTTAATATACACTATAAGGGCAATAAAAAGACTTCGCTTCTGGCAAATGCTGCACATAAACTACGCTATATCCTGCCTATTGGGCTCTCTCTCAAGCCATTAAGCAATACAAACATTGCTTATAATTTTTTCCTCAAAAACTATCATTTTCCTAAATTCACACTTTGGGATAAATGCTTCAAAAGCACTCTATTAAAGCAGACTCTACCACTTATACAAACCTATATCCCGCTAAAGCTTATTATGGCAGAGGATATGTTGCATTTTTTTATCATCAGCCTCTTGGCTAAAAGCTATGTGGGTATCAACGCACGACTCTATGTGTATTGCCTCAATCATATCTCTATCACGCAAAATAAAGCCAAAGTAGAGAAAAAAATCCTTGATATGCGCCATATTATCCAAGCTCTACATACTCTTGCAAAAGAGCTTGTAGTGCATAATCCTCTCGCACCTAAAATTGCCAAAATAATGGGGAACAACCTCGGCTCACTTATGATTTTAGAATCTCGCTTTTACACTCCGCAACACTATGGAATGAATAATAAAATAAACAGGGGGGGGGGCAAAGCAAACATCGCTCCTAGATATAATACGTACTCATCTATCACCCCTTGTAGAGCAAAACCTTATTGCTCCCTTAAAGCCTCTGCCATTTTACACAGGCATTTGTTCGCCCTATATGCTTTGCTGCATACTATCCTTGCAGTATTGGAATCGCTGCCTTACTTATATCCGTCTAAGTGTATATATCCTAAGCTTTACACATATCAAGCTCTAAGCACCCCTACCCCTCATTTTATTCTCTTAAGGCAGTCAAATGCCGCCTAG
- a CDS encoding glycosyltransferase family 10 domain-containing protein: MFGVEHIHYDCVRIFYTGENITPNFNICDYAIGFEHIQFLDRYIRYPLYLFYEADFEKALHKHENISSKTLQNKTRFCNFIVSNGRADPLREATFRALNAYKKVDSTGKYLNNIGGAIKDKFAFQQQCLFSLCFENSSTPGYLTEKLIQAAAAQTIPIYWGDTHLQGNIESSGGGVNTKALVYAHNFHNTQSLIEYIRHIDTNDEAKLNMLKEPLFLDAGHKAYFDKTLQTFLLSIMEQPYEKSFRRGRACLRLFEEQRYKNYMRVLGIFKKAKQHLAALKSYKFI, from the coding sequence GTTTGGCGTGGAGCATATCCATTATGATTGTGTGAGAATTTTCTACACAGGAGAAAATATCACTCCTAACTTTAATATATGCGACTATGCCATTGGGTTTGAGCATATTCAATTCCTTGACCGCTATATACGCTATCCACTCTATCTTTTTTATGAAGCAGATTTTGAAAAAGCCTTGCATAAGCACGAAAACATATCTTCAAAAACACTTCAAAACAAAACACGATTTTGCAATTTCATCGTCAGCAATGGTAGGGCTGATCCCTTGCGAGAGGCTACATTCCGCGCACTCAATGCTTATAAAAAGGTAGATTCAACAGGAAAATACCTCAATAATATCGGCGGAGCAATCAAAGATAAATTTGCCTTTCAACAGCAATGCCTTTTTTCACTTTGTTTTGAAAACTCCTCTACCCCGGGCTACCTCACAGAAAAGCTTATCCAAGCTGCTGCCGCGCAAACTATCCCTATTTATTGGGGCGATACGCATTTGCAAGGCAATATAGAATCTAGCGGGGGGGGGGTAAATACAAAAGCTCTTGTGTATGCGCATAATTTTCACAACACCCAATCCCTCATAGAATATATACGCCATATTGATACTAATGATGAAGCCAAGCTTAATATGCTTAAAGAACCACTTTTTTTAGACGCAGGGCATAAGGCATACTTTGATAAGACATTGCAAACATTCCTTCTCTCCATTATGGAGCAACCCTATGAAAAATCCTTTAGAAGAGGCAGAGCCTGCTTAAGACTATTTGAAGAGCAAAGGTACAAAAATTATATGCGCGTGCTTGGGATATTTAAAAAGGCAAAGCAACACTTAGCTGCCCTTAAATCTTATAAGTTTATATAA